AAACAATGTTCAATTAAACTATTTTAGCGGTCCTCATCCTGCAGGAAATGTGGGAATTCAAATCCATAATATTGACCCTATCAACAAAAATGAAATTGTGTGGGTTTGTAAACCTCAAGATGTTTTAATGATTGGAAGGCTGTTTAAAGAAGGACACTACAATGCTGAAAGAATCTTTAACTTAACAGGTTCGGAAGTAAAAGAAAGAAAGTACCATAAAAGCCTTATGGGAGCAAACATTAATAACTACGTAAACGGCAATGTGCTTGAAAACGAAAACAGGTACATCAGTGGCAATGTTTTATCAGGAACTAAAATTGAAAAAACCGGATATTTAGGATTCTATGACAGCCAAATTACTGTTATTCCCGAAGGATATTATTATGAATTTTTTGGTTGGATAACTCCCGGATTAAAAAAATTCAGTCTTTCAAGGTCTTTTATGTCAACATGGTTATTAAAAAACAAAAAACGAATACTTGACACAAACTTACACGGAGGTCAAAGAGCATACGTAATGTCAGGAGAATACGAAAAAGTATTTCCAATGGATATTTACCCTCTTCATTTAATCAAAGCAATTATGATTGAAGATATTGATTTGATGGAGAATTTGGGAATATATGAAGTTGCACCTGAAGATTTTGCTCTTTGTGAAGTTATTTGTACTTCAAAAACAGAAGTTCAGAAAGTTGTAAGAGACGGGATTTCTAACATGATTAAAGAATTAGGATAACATTTATAAATAAAAATTTCTAATAAATTGAAAGCACTAAGAAAACAAATAGATAAAATTAAACCCCATTTTATAAAAGGTGGTAAGTTCTCTTGGTTACAATCCACATTTGAAGCCTTTGAAACCTTTATATTTGTTCCCAATACGGTTACAAAAATAAAAGGTGCTCATATCAGAGATTCAAATGATTCAAAGCGAACAATGATATTTGTAGTGATAGCTCTTATTCCTGTCTTCCTTTTCGGTAGC
This region of Bacteroidota bacterium genomic DNA includes:
- a CDS encoding Na(+)-translocating NADH-quinone reductase subunit A; this encodes MSKTFKIKKGYDVKLVGNSELKFDNKKIPSKFALKPLDFDGVRPKLILREDAQVKAGTAIFCNKDNEKVVFTSPVSGKITEIIRGEKRVIQEIVIEADTKNEYEEFKKANPSTLERKEIIDNLLKSGVWPFIRQRPFDIIANPDDKPKAIFISTFDSAPLAPDNNFIVEGKKEYFQTGIDALKKLTDGKVHLGLRKDDNNSKVFTEANNVQLNYFSGPHPAGNVGIQIHNIDPINKNEIVWVCKPQDVLMIGRLFKEGHYNAERIFNLTGSEVKERKYHKSLMGANINNYVNGNVLENENRYISGNVLSGTKIEKTGYLGFYDSQITVIPEGYYYEFFGWITPGLKKFSLSRSFMSTWLLKNKKRILDTNLHGGQRAYVMSGEYEKVFPMDIYPLHLIKAIMIEDIDLMENLGIYEVAPEDFALCEVICTSKTEVQKVVRDGISNMIKELG